A single genomic interval of Candidatus Eisenbacteria bacterium harbors:
- a CDS encoding acyl-CoA dehydrogenase family protein produces MADDLYGSPEHQLFRRTVRRFVQEELVPRAREFDEMGHFDKGLYKKMGALGMLGLKYDPAWGGAGLDWSYSAILFDEIGQCDNAGVAMGISVHTDMATPSLHQFGSDDLKGKYLVPSIKGEMVSAIAVTEPDGGSDVASIKTRAVRDGDDWVINGSKIYITNAATADWLCLLAVTDPAAGYGGFSQIIVPTATPGVSHQLLDKIGNWGSDTGLFFFENVRVPVSNTIGDVGRGFQQQMMQFQDERLVAVVSVNASCVRLWEESKRWCEERMVFKKPLTKHQVTQFKFVEMLVQIEAAKELANACVRKRVAGEDATKEITMAKIFTGRMSRYVSDQCIQLHGGFGYMKESAAGRAYVDMRLISIGGGADEVMIQYLAKMLGF; encoded by the coding sequence GTCGCACGGTGCGCAGGTTCGTGCAGGAGGAGCTCGTGCCGCGGGCGCGCGAGTTCGACGAGATGGGGCACTTCGACAAGGGGCTCTACAAGAAGATGGGCGCGCTCGGCATGCTCGGCCTCAAGTACGACCCCGCGTGGGGCGGCGCCGGCCTCGACTGGAGCTACTCCGCGATCCTGTTCGACGAGATCGGCCAGTGCGACAACGCCGGTGTCGCGATGGGGATCAGCGTCCACACTGACATGGCCACGCCGTCGCTGCACCAGTTCGGCTCGGACGACCTCAAGGGCAAGTACCTCGTGCCGTCGATCAAGGGCGAGATGGTCTCCGCGATCGCGGTCACCGAGCCCGACGGCGGCTCCGACGTGGCGTCGATCAAGACGCGCGCCGTGCGCGACGGCGACGACTGGGTGATCAACGGGAGCAAGATCTACATCACGAACGCCGCGACGGCCGACTGGCTCTGCCTGCTCGCCGTCACCGATCCCGCCGCCGGCTACGGCGGCTTCTCTCAGATCATCGTGCCGACCGCGACGCCCGGCGTGAGCCATCAGCTCCTCGACAAGATCGGCAACTGGGGCTCGGACACGGGGCTCTTCTTCTTCGAGAACGTGCGCGTCCCGGTCTCGAACACGATCGGCGACGTCGGGCGCGGCTTCCAGCAGCAGATGATGCAGTTCCAGGACGAGCGCCTGGTCGCCGTCGTCTCGGTCAACGCGTCGTGCGTGCGCCTGTGGGAGGAGTCCAAGCGCTGGTGCGAGGAGCGCATGGTCTTCAAGAAGCCGCTGACCAAGCACCAGGTGACGCAGTTCAAGTTCGTCGAGATGCTGGTGCAGATCGAGGCCGCGAAGGAGCTCGCGAACGCGTGCGTGCGCAAGCGCGTCGCCGGCGAGGACGCGACGAAAGAGATCACGATGGCGAAGATCTTCACCGGGCGCATGTCGCGCTACGTCTCCGACCAATGCATCCAGCTCCACGGCGGCTTCGGCTACATGAAGGAGAGTGCCGCCGGGCGCGCCTACGTCGACATGCGCCTCATCTCGATCGGCGGCGGCGCCGACGAAGTGATGATCCAGTACCTGGCCAAGATGCTCGGCTTCTAG